Proteins encoded in a region of the Magallana gigas chromosome 8, xbMagGiga1.1, whole genome shotgun sequence genome:
- the LOC105333734 gene encoding cilia- and flagella-associated protein 43 isoform X4 has product MDAVGSLELSWAQGYNGGKIGYIDKDVICYQAGSNIKFIAEDGAETVFNFKGNGVGPFAVHATNKCFAVAERCLNPKITVYVYPTFREAAVLKDGAKLEYRSLVFSHSEYMVTITGIPEFQLMLWRYTDGTKLTSVDITSDPVSSVTFNPGNWRQLCVTTEKSMTVWNTEQSNDKYVMLPQKIKLPAENPSLNSDEEKDRDIPTRASTRMTRYTIDLPKAAIAGLVGERAEALDEVQDTTPRVVPLSHTWSPSGDVYVGCQGGQILKVDGEIYKAKLFYHPLPPASAPNSRATSATSRFNSQLDLTTAKKRTRYADEVRDMILEGGADCVLLHKKGLYVAGQDGILRLIDLKSEEFKLLEQIPIGNPVTSMAFSPNYRHLSLATGKGTLHVYDIGSPPDSVKTVKNIHWGNVVGVSCLAGNEYCVSVREDGELQVWTIDKGLLISSVSVGVQALCLACCPMVHVAAVGTVSGHVYYVDLTFPKKPRVVKAMRMYQGPVTHLTYESDGKYLVSGSDDGHVIVVDGRASVNFKPVGYTTIPGDIQSIATFSSNGVTRIVVTSNTSGNKRNGADTVLYFRVSEEMMKDLRSHVNSLKYDFKDASIKRMILKLPIPGFGAALAEESSFFTMGQMSKKLYQFSLPEEPPKKVEVEIIDHGVKKTVLKEGKPNELFPEAEFESHQLPGGKLQLSPHGKWLASCGTDGAVQLRAMGTLDRFVVINPHDYHLGGVKIVAFAEDAQNLFTTGYDGVLCCYSWNFTSTGIGKAKSAMEAARARKSRLMQIQKDEDEVVRNYPEFSAPSASRPVSGETTQAEKEKKAMEKAHESDEIYRTPTPVAPNDATWQQVQELESIKEEDNEYASVKTDLRVQIRDMRRTIQGMLKQNETLPDIEKLGRHEFDLDIEEQNRLQAEADAEVTRVREEIEFENLAKIYLREMIKRECWDEMDVKGRALQSFFTTLEVSNFPMRKRSVAAEKQLQVVTTRRKIELADIAARKAELEATRKPGLTTAMLISMLQQQSYEKDDEGGDIDEGEEGTKEKPSTTGSLDQAMSAMYGGGSDLFYSQFDLHTRDQKRSQIILLEDAIYRIKNTFNKEFDDVYQKKLSEISKIKDKNKRIVKILQDLDLTEEVVKPELSIYEDPESLLTVEDHEVKVEKYLTAAQRKEQERKEKEEEERRIREQGDNARERGLDMMMGGVLEIKKEDELKKDVPKPLFMSTKEPTDWSEDEQKLAKEYEKKVKDLQEEREKYRKQLETELRKLQSIIQESMQGFDDNLTQLFMKKIKIMMVIYQEELKILRLRYSLLVEEEMETREKELNHLMEHKKAMKALTATAVMESKKHMDAFRGHYDDLNAEDKVMDKAFKREFNDVTAVQQDQLYRLFRKRPRIPRLKGFDTPAPSTADSSLPNPFADRPSTARQHAQAKSQLEAAINDLDKISNMPEGIDESVWQRLCAYRREKIENDLLIKQKALVLAEMDNFYKKRVEEDERLRNEIEGIFDTLNKLHDDRVRFNLNLEVQLMLKQGQVEVDPTNFIQDYKDSALIHRTVVEELNSNIKQLGESKITSMMESKDFRKGIIQLEWEQKRMLMQMEDLQNKMKDIQFMKVTREIQLYLSNEDYEGKKSEEIGKLEQTILTQLKHHEKNVREKKRIMKDLGKTVKSRDSENSSMDNDLAELNVTVNERRHIDEVNADRRSNTGTEKRYQEIVQRRKLVDLAKAQAQEVAVLRAEVERLRMRTFPALVQVEH; this is encoded by the exons atggATGCAGTTGGATCTTTAGAACTATC GTGGGCACAAGGATACAATGGTGGTAAAATTGGTTACATCGACAAAGATGTAATCTGTTACCAGGCAGGAAGTAACATCAAGTTCATTGCAGAAGATGGTGCAGAAACTGTCTTTAATTTCAAAGGAAATGGAGTTGGCCCATTCGCAGTTCACGCAACTAACAAGTGTTTTGCAGTAGCTGAAAGATGTCTCAACCCAAAAATCACTGTCTATGTATACCCAACATTCAGAGAGGCAGCAGTTTTAAAag ATGGGGCTAAGCTGGAATACAGGTCACTGGTTTTCTCCCACAGTGAATACATGGTCACCATCACTGGAATACCAGAATTCCAGCTCATGTTATG GCGGTATACAGATGGAACGAAACTGACGTCTGTTGACATCACATCAGATCCAGTGTCCAGTGTGACCTTTAACCCGGGGAACTGGAGACAGCTTTGTGTAACCACGGAGAAATCGATGACCGTTTGGAACACCGAGCAGAGCAATGACAAATATGTCATGTTACCACA GAAAATAAAGTTGCCAGCAGAGAATCCATCACTGAATTCCGATGAAGAGAAGGACCGCGACATTCCTACTCGAGCCTCCACAAGGATGACTCGATACACTATAGACCTTCCCAAGGCTGCCATTGCTGGGCTGGTTGGGGAGAGAGCCGAGGCCCTGGACGAAGTCCAGGACACCACTCCCCGTGTGGTGCCCCTGTCTCACACCTGGTCCCCAAGTGGCGATGTCTATGTGGGATGTCAAGGAGGGCAAATTCTCAAG GTGGATGGAGAAATTTACAAAGCCAAGTTGTTCTATCACCCCCTACCCCCAGCCAGTGCCCCAAACTCTCGAGCCACCAGTGCCACCAGTCGCTTCAACTCCCAGCTGGACTTGACAACAG CAAAAAAGAGAACTAGATATG CTGATGAAGTGAGGGATATGATTTTGGAAGGTGGAGCAGACTGCGTACTTCTCCACAAAAAGGGCCTTTATGTGGCTGGTCAA GATGGCATTCTGAGGCTTATTGACTTGAAATCGGAGGAATTCAAACTCTTGGAGCAGATTCCCATTGGAAATCCAGTAACATCCATGGCATTCTCTCCAAATTACAGACATTTATCTCTGGCAACTGGCAAG GGAACCCTCCATGTCTATGATATTGGGTCACCCCCCGATTCTGTCAAAACCGTGAAGAACATCCACTGGGGCAACGTTGTGGGCGTGTCATGTTTGGCGGGAAATGAATACTGTGTG TCTGTGAGAGAGGACGGGGAACTTCAGGTGTGGACCATCGACAAAGGTCTCCTGATCTCCTCAGTGTCTGTGGGCGTCCAG GCCCTGTGTCTAGCTTGCTGCCCCATGGTGCATGTGGCTGCAGTGGGGACCGTCAGTGGCCACGTTTACTATGTGGATCTGACCTTCCCGAAGAAACCTAGAGTTGTCAAGGCAATGCGAATGTACCAGGGGCCTGTTACACACCTCAC GTACGAGTCAGATGGGAAATACTTGGTGAGTGGCTCAGATGATGGTCATGTGATCGTGGTCGACGGCCGCGCGTCTGTTAACTTCAAACCAGTGGGATACACTA CCATTCCTGGAGATATCCAGTCCATTGCTACCTTCAGTTCAAACGGAGTGACCCGGATCGTGGTGACCTCCAACACGTCTGGAAACAAGAGGAACGGGGCAGACACTGTGTTATACTTCAGAGTTTCAGAGGAGATGATGAAAG ATTTGAGAAGTCATGTCAACAGCCTGAAGTACGATTTTAAGGATGCCTCCATCAAAAGGATGATCCTGAAGCTGCCTATACCAGGATTTGGTGCAGCTCTAGCTGAGGAGAGCTCTTTCTTCACCATGGGTCAGATGTCCAAGAAACTCTACCAGTTCTCTCTCCCCGAGGAGCCTCCCAAAAAG GTGGAGGTTGAAATCATAGATCATGGAGTCAAGAAGACAGTTTTGAAAGAG GGAAAGCCAAATGAACTATTTCCTGAGGCAGAATTTGAATCTCACCAGCTTCCAGGGGGAAAATTGCAGTTATCTCCCCATGGCAAATGGCTGGCTAGTTGTGGCACAGATGGAGCTGTACAACTTAGAGCAATGGGAACATTG GACAGGTTTGTGGTTATTAATCCCCATGACTACCACCTGGGTGGAGTCAAGATCGTGGCATTCGCTGAAGACGCCCAGAACTTATTTACTACAGGATATGACGGTGTCCTTTGCTGCTACTCCTGGAA CTTCACCTCCACTGGAATCGGGAAAGCCAAATCAGCCATGGAAGCTGCCAGGGCTCGCAAATCCAGGCTGATGCAGATACAGAAAGATGAGGATGAGGTGGTGAGGAATTACCCAGAATTCTCAGCACCATCTGCCTCAAGACCAGTCTCAGGGGAAACAACTCAGGCTGAAAAG GAGAAAAAAGCAATGGAGAAAGCCCATGAGAGTGATGAGATATACCGTACTCCCACACCAGTAGCCCCTAATGATGCCACCTGGCAGCAAGTTCAGGAGTTAGAG TCAATTAAAGAAGAAGACAATGAGTATGCAAGTGTGAAAACTGATCTCAGGGTCCAGATTCGAGACATGAGAAGAACT ATCCAAGGGATGTTGAAGCAAAATGAGACTTTACCTGATATTGAGAAACTAGGTCGTCATGAGTTTGACCTTGACATTGAAGAGCAAAACCGCCTGCAGGCTGAGGCTGATGCTGAGGTCACCAGG gtTAGGGAAGAAATAGAATTTGAGAACCTGGCCAAGATTTATTTACGTGAAATGATCAAAAGGGAATGCTGGGATGAAATGGATGTTAAGGGCCGGGCTCTTCAG TCGTTCTTTACAACCCTGGAAGTCAGTAACTTTCCAATGAGGAAGCGGTCAGTGGCCGCAGAGAAGCAATTGCAAGTGGTGACCACCCGCCGTAAGATTGAACTGGCCGATATAGCG gctCGTAAAGCAGAACTAGAAGCAACTCGGAAACCAGGGCTGACAACAGCT ATGTTGATAAGTATGTTACAACAGCAGAGCTATGAAAAA GATGATGAAGGTGGTGACATTGATGAGGGAGAGGAAGGGACTAAAGAGAAGCCGTCCACAACTGGCAGTCTAG ATCAGGCAATGA GTGCCATGTATGGGGGAGGAAGCGACCTCTTCTACAGCCAGTTTGACTTACACACCCGGGACCAGAAAAGGAGCCAGATCATTCTTCTAGAG GATGCCATCTACCGAATCAAGAACACCTTTAACAAGGAGTTTGATGATGTGTACCAGAAGAAGCTGTCCGAGATTTCCAAGATAAAGGATAAGAACAAGAGGATCGTGAAGATTCTGCAGGATCTGGACCTGACAGAGGAAGTGGTCAAGCCAGAACTGTCCATTTATGAGGACCCTGAGTCTCTGCTGACTGTGGAGGATCATGAG GTAAAAGTGGAGAAATATCTGACAGCTGCACAGAGGAAGGAACAAGAGAGGAAAGAGAAGGAGGAAGAGGAGAGAAGAATCCGGGAGCAAGGTGACAACGCCCGAGAGAGAGGTCTCGACATGATGATGGGTGGAGTCCTGGAAATCAAGAAAGAGGACGAACTAAAGAAG GATGTCCCTAAGCCACTGTTCATGTCCACCAAGGAACCCACGGACTGGTCGGAGGATGAACAGAAACTGGCCAAAGAATACGAAAAGAAGGTCAAGGACTTGCAGGAAGAGAGGGAAAAGTACAGAAAG caaCTAGAAACTGAATTGAGAAAACTGCAAAGCATCATCCAAGAGAGCATGCAGGGCTTTGATGATAACCTGACCCAGCTGTTTATGAAGAAGATCAAAATCATGATGGTCATTTACCAG GAGGAGCTGAAGATCCTTCGGCTGAGGTACTCTTTGTTAGTGGAGGAAGAAATGGAGACCAGAGAGAAGGAGCTGAATCATCTGATGGAACACAAGAAGGCCATGAAG GCTCTGACAGCCACAGCTGTGATGGAGTCCAAGAAACACATGGATGCCTTCAGAGGGCACTACGACGATTTGAATGCGGAGGACAAGGTGATGGACAAAGCGTTCAAGCGTGAATTCAACGACGTCACGGCAGTTCAACAGGATCAGCTGTACAGGCTGTTCAGGAAGAGGCCCAG aatCCCCAGACTGAAGGGCTTTGACACGCCCGCTCCATCTACGGCAGACTCCTCCCTGCCCAATCCGTTTGCTGACCGCCCGTCCACAGCCAGACAGCACGCCCAGGCCAAGTCCCAACTGGAGGCCGCCATTAATGACCTGGACAAAATCTCCAACATGCCCGAGGGCATTGATGAATCAGTGTGGCAACGGCTCTGTGCCTACAGGAGGGAAAAGATTGAGAATGACTTACTG ATCAAACAGAAAGCCTTGGTTCTAGCTGAGATGGATAACTTTTACAAGAAGAGAGTGGAGGAAGATGAGAGGCTGAGGAATGAAATTGAGGGCATCTTTGACACACTTAACAA ATTACATGATGACAGAGTGCGATTCAACCTGAACCTTGAGGTTCAGTTAATGCTCAAACAAGGTCAGGTGGAGGTGGATCCGACCAACTTCATTCAGGACTACAAGGACAGCGCCCTGATTCACAGGACGGTGGTGGAGGAGCTCAACAGCAACATCAAG CAACTTGGTGAGAGCAAGATAACAAGTATGATGGAGAGCAAGGACTTTAGGAAAGGAATTATACAGCTAGAATG GGAACAAAAGCGAATGTTGATGCAAATGGAGGatcttcaaaataaaatgaaggaCATTCAGTTTATGAAAGTAACTAGGGAGATTCAATTG taTCTATCTAATGAAGATTATGAAGGTAAAAAATCAGAAGAAATTGGAAAGTTGGAACAGACCATTCTTACACAGTTAAAG CATCATGAGAAGAATGTCAGAGAAAAGAAGCGAATCATGAAGGATTTAGGAAAAACAGTAAAATCGCGGGATTCCGAGAACTCTTCCATGGACAATGATTTGGCGGAACTGAATGTGACGGTGAATGAGAGGAGGCATATCGATGAAGTCAATG CGGACAGAAGATCCAATACTGGAACAGAAAAACGATATCAAGAAATCGTGCAGCGTCGAAAGTTAGTCGATCTCGCCAAAGCTCAGGCACAGGAAGTGGCTGTTTTACGAGCAGAAGTAGAGCGATTGAGAATGAGAACTTTCCCAGCTTTAGTTCAGGTTGAACACTAG
- the LOC105333734 gene encoding cilia- and flagella-associated protein 43 isoform X7: protein MDAVGSLELSWAQGYNGGKIGYIDKDVICYQAGSNIKFIAEDGAETVFNFKGNGVGPFAVHATNKCFAVAERCLNPKITVYVYPTFREAAVLKDGAKLEYRSLVFSHSEYMVTITGIPEFQLMLWRYTDGTKLTSVDITSDPVSSVTFNPGNWRQLCVTTEKSMTVWNTEQSNDKYVMLPQKIKLPAENPSLNSDEEKDRDIPTRASTRMTRYTIDLPKAAIAGLVGERAEALDEVQDTTPRVVPLSHTWSPSGDVYVGCQGGQILKVDGEIYKAKLFYHPLPPASAPNSRATSATSRFNSQLDLTTAKKRTRYADEVRDMILEGGADCVLLHKKGLYVAGQDGILRLIDLKSEEFKLLEQIPIGNPVTSMAFSPNYRHLSLATGKGTLHVYDIGSPPDSVKTVKNIHWGNVVGVSCLAGNEYCVSVREDGELQVWTIDKGLLISSVSVGVQALCLACCPMVHVAAVGTVSGHVYYVDLTFPKKPRVVKAMRMYQGPVTHLTYESDGKYLVSGSDDGHVIVVDGRASVNFKPVGYTTIPGDIQSIATFSSNGVTRIVVTSNTSGNKRNGADTVLYFRVSEEMMKDLRSHVNSLKYDFKDASIKRMILKLPIPGFGAALAEESSFFTMGQMSKKLYQFSLPEEPPKKSDDDDAILEVDEEELVDSETLLARGKPNELFPEAEFESHQLPGGKLQLSPHGKWLASCGTDGAVQLRAMGTLDRFVVINPHDYHLGGVKIVAFAEDAQNLFTTGYDGVLCCYSWNFTSTGIGKAKSAMEAARARKSRLMQIQKDEDEVVRNYPEFSAPSASRPVSGETTQAEKEKKAMEKAHESDEIYRTPTPVAPNDATWQQVQELESIKEEDNEYASVKTDLRVQIRDMRRTIQGMLKQNETLPDIEKLGRHEFDLDIEEQNRLQAEADAEVTRVREEIEFENLAKIYLREMIKRECWDEMDVKGRALQSFFTTLEVSNFPMRKRSVAAEKQLQVVTTRRKIELADIAARKAELEATRKPGLTTADDEGGDIDEGEEGTKEKPSTTGSLGAMYGGGSDLFYSQFDLHTRDQKRSQIILLEDAIYRIKNTFNKEFDDVYQKKLSEISKIKDKNKRIVKILQDLDLTEEVVKPELSIYEDPESLLTVEDHEVKVEKYLTAAQRKEQERKEKEEEERRIREQGDNARERGLDMMMGGVLEIKKEDELKKDVPKPLFMSTKEPTDWSEDEQKLAKEYEKKVKDLQEEREKYRKQLETELRKLQSIIQESMQGFDDNLTQLFMKKIKIMMVIYQEELKILRLRYSLLVEEEMETREKELNHLMEHKKAMKALTATAVMESKKHMDAFRGHYDDLNAEDKVMDKAFKREFNDVTAVQQDQLYRLFRKRPRIPRLKGFDTPAPSTADSSLPNPFADRPSTARQHAQAKSQLEAAINDLDKISNMPEGIDESVWQRLCAYRREKIENDLLIKQKALVLAEMDNFYKKRVEEDERLRNEIEGIFDTLNKLHDDRVRFNLNLEVQLMLKQGQVEVDPTNFIQDYKDSALIHRTVVEELNSNIKQLGESKITSMMESKDFRKGIIQLEWEQKRMLMQMEDLQNKMKDIQFMKVTREIQLYLSNEDYEGKKSEEIGKLEQTILTQLKHHEKNVREKKRIMKDLGKTVKSRDSENSSMDNDLAELNVTVNERRHIDEVNADRRSNTGTEKRYQEIVQRRKLVDLAKAQAQEVAVLRAEVERLRMRTFPALVQVEH from the exons atggATGCAGTTGGATCTTTAGAACTATC GTGGGCACAAGGATACAATGGTGGTAAAATTGGTTACATCGACAAAGATGTAATCTGTTACCAGGCAGGAAGTAACATCAAGTTCATTGCAGAAGATGGTGCAGAAACTGTCTTTAATTTCAAAGGAAATGGAGTTGGCCCATTCGCAGTTCACGCAACTAACAAGTGTTTTGCAGTAGCTGAAAGATGTCTCAACCCAAAAATCACTGTCTATGTATACCCAACATTCAGAGAGGCAGCAGTTTTAAAag ATGGGGCTAAGCTGGAATACAGGTCACTGGTTTTCTCCCACAGTGAATACATGGTCACCATCACTGGAATACCAGAATTCCAGCTCATGTTATG GCGGTATACAGATGGAACGAAACTGACGTCTGTTGACATCACATCAGATCCAGTGTCCAGTGTGACCTTTAACCCGGGGAACTGGAGACAGCTTTGTGTAACCACGGAGAAATCGATGACCGTTTGGAACACCGAGCAGAGCAATGACAAATATGTCATGTTACCACA GAAAATAAAGTTGCCAGCAGAGAATCCATCACTGAATTCCGATGAAGAGAAGGACCGCGACATTCCTACTCGAGCCTCCACAAGGATGACTCGATACACTATAGACCTTCCCAAGGCTGCCATTGCTGGGCTGGTTGGGGAGAGAGCCGAGGCCCTGGACGAAGTCCAGGACACCACTCCCCGTGTGGTGCCCCTGTCTCACACCTGGTCCCCAAGTGGCGATGTCTATGTGGGATGTCAAGGAGGGCAAATTCTCAAG GTGGATGGAGAAATTTACAAAGCCAAGTTGTTCTATCACCCCCTACCCCCAGCCAGTGCCCCAAACTCTCGAGCCACCAGTGCCACCAGTCGCTTCAACTCCCAGCTGGACTTGACAACAG CAAAAAAGAGAACTAGATATG CTGATGAAGTGAGGGATATGATTTTGGAAGGTGGAGCAGACTGCGTACTTCTCCACAAAAAGGGCCTTTATGTGGCTGGTCAA GATGGCATTCTGAGGCTTATTGACTTGAAATCGGAGGAATTCAAACTCTTGGAGCAGATTCCCATTGGAAATCCAGTAACATCCATGGCATTCTCTCCAAATTACAGACATTTATCTCTGGCAACTGGCAAG GGAACCCTCCATGTCTATGATATTGGGTCACCCCCCGATTCTGTCAAAACCGTGAAGAACATCCACTGGGGCAACGTTGTGGGCGTGTCATGTTTGGCGGGAAATGAATACTGTGTG TCTGTGAGAGAGGACGGGGAACTTCAGGTGTGGACCATCGACAAAGGTCTCCTGATCTCCTCAGTGTCTGTGGGCGTCCAG GCCCTGTGTCTAGCTTGCTGCCCCATGGTGCATGTGGCTGCAGTGGGGACCGTCAGTGGCCACGTTTACTATGTGGATCTGACCTTCCCGAAGAAACCTAGAGTTGTCAAGGCAATGCGAATGTACCAGGGGCCTGTTACACACCTCAC GTACGAGTCAGATGGGAAATACTTGGTGAGTGGCTCAGATGATGGTCATGTGATCGTGGTCGACGGCCGCGCGTCTGTTAACTTCAAACCAGTGGGATACACTA CCATTCCTGGAGATATCCAGTCCATTGCTACCTTCAGTTCAAACGGAGTGACCCGGATCGTGGTGACCTCCAACACGTCTGGAAACAAGAGGAACGGGGCAGACACTGTGTTATACTTCAGAGTTTCAGAGGAGATGATGAAAG ATTTGAGAAGTCATGTCAACAGCCTGAAGTACGATTTTAAGGATGCCTCCATCAAAAGGATGATCCTGAAGCTGCCTATACCAGGATTTGGTGCAGCTCTAGCTGAGGAGAGCTCTTTCTTCACCATGGGTCAGATGTCCAAGAAACTCTACCAGTTCTCTCTCCCCGAGGAGCCTCCCAAAAAG TCAGATGATGATGATGCAATCCTGGAGGTAGATGAGGAGGAACTTGTAGATAGTGAGACTCTGTTGGCAAGG GGAAAGCCAAATGAACTATTTCCTGAGGCAGAATTTGAATCTCACCAGCTTCCAGGGGGAAAATTGCAGTTATCTCCCCATGGCAAATGGCTGGCTAGTTGTGGCACAGATGGAGCTGTACAACTTAGAGCAATGGGAACATTG GACAGGTTTGTGGTTATTAATCCCCATGACTACCACCTGGGTGGAGTCAAGATCGTGGCATTCGCTGAAGACGCCCAGAACTTATTTACTACAGGATATGACGGTGTCCTTTGCTGCTACTCCTGGAA CTTCACCTCCACTGGAATCGGGAAAGCCAAATCAGCCATGGAAGCTGCCAGGGCTCGCAAATCCAGGCTGATGCAGATACAGAAAGATGAGGATGAGGTGGTGAGGAATTACCCAGAATTCTCAGCACCATCTGCCTCAAGACCAGTCTCAGGGGAAACAACTCAGGCTGAAAAG GAGAAAAAAGCAATGGAGAAAGCCCATGAGAGTGATGAGATATACCGTACTCCCACACCAGTAGCCCCTAATGATGCCACCTGGCAGCAAGTTCAGGAGTTAGAG TCAATTAAAGAAGAAGACAATGAGTATGCAAGTGTGAAAACTGATCTCAGGGTCCAGATTCGAGACATGAGAAGAACT ATCCAAGGGATGTTGAAGCAAAATGAGACTTTACCTGATATTGAGAAACTAGGTCGTCATGAGTTTGACCTTGACATTGAAGAGCAAAACCGCCTGCAGGCTGAGGCTGATGCTGAGGTCACCAGG gtTAGGGAAGAAATAGAATTTGAGAACCTGGCCAAGATTTATTTACGTGAAATGATCAAAAGGGAATGCTGGGATGAAATGGATGTTAAGGGCCGGGCTCTTCAG TCGTTCTTTACAACCCTGGAAGTCAGTAACTTTCCAATGAGGAAGCGGTCAGTGGCCGCAGAGAAGCAATTGCAAGTGGTGACCACCCGCCGTAAGATTGAACTGGCCGATATAGCG gctCGTAAAGCAGAACTAGAAGCAACTCGGAAACCAGGGCTGACAACAGCT GATGATGAAGGTGGTGACATTGATGAGGGAGAGGAAGGGACTAAAGAGAAGCCGTCCACAACTGGCAGTCTAG GTGCCATGTATGGGGGAGGAAGCGACCTCTTCTACAGCCAGTTTGACTTACACACCCGGGACCAGAAAAGGAGCCAGATCATTCTTCTAGAG GATGCCATCTACCGAATCAAGAACACCTTTAACAAGGAGTTTGATGATGTGTACCAGAAGAAGCTGTCCGAGATTTCCAAGATAAAGGATAAGAACAAGAGGATCGTGAAGATTCTGCAGGATCTGGACCTGACAGAGGAAGTGGTCAAGCCAGAACTGTCCATTTATGAGGACCCTGAGTCTCTGCTGACTGTGGAGGATCATGAG GTAAAAGTGGAGAAATATCTGACAGCTGCACAGAGGAAGGAACAAGAGAGGAAAGAGAAGGAGGAAGAGGAGAGAAGAATCCGGGAGCAAGGTGACAACGCCCGAGAGAGAGGTCTCGACATGATGATGGGTGGAGTCCTGGAAATCAAGAAAGAGGACGAACTAAAGAAG GATGTCCCTAAGCCACTGTTCATGTCCACCAAGGAACCCACGGACTGGTCGGAGGATGAACAGAAACTGGCCAAAGAATACGAAAAGAAGGTCAAGGACTTGCAGGAAGAGAGGGAAAAGTACAGAAAG caaCTAGAAACTGAATTGAGAAAACTGCAAAGCATCATCCAAGAGAGCATGCAGGGCTTTGATGATAACCTGACCCAGCTGTTTATGAAGAAGATCAAAATCATGATGGTCATTTACCAG GAGGAGCTGAAGATCCTTCGGCTGAGGTACTCTTTGTTAGTGGAGGAAGAAATGGAGACCAGAGAGAAGGAGCTGAATCATCTGATGGAACACAAGAAGGCCATGAAG GCTCTGACAGCCACAGCTGTGATGGAGTCCAAGAAACACATGGATGCCTTCAGAGGGCACTACGACGATTTGAATGCGGAGGACAAGGTGATGGACAAAGCGTTCAAGCGTGAATTCAACGACGTCACGGCAGTTCAACAGGATCAGCTGTACAGGCTGTTCAGGAAGAGGCCCAG aatCCCCAGACTGAAGGGCTTTGACACGCCCGCTCCATCTACGGCAGACTCCTCCCTGCCCAATCCGTTTGCTGACCGCCCGTCCACAGCCAGACAGCACGCCCAGGCCAAGTCCCAACTGGAGGCCGCCATTAATGACCTGGACAAAATCTCCAACATGCCCGAGGGCATTGATGAATCAGTGTGGCAACGGCTCTGTGCCTACAGGAGGGAAAAGATTGAGAATGACTTACTG ATCAAACAGAAAGCCTTGGTTCTAGCTGAGATGGATAACTTTTACAAGAAGAGAGTGGAGGAAGATGAGAGGCTGAGGAATGAAATTGAGGGCATCTTTGACACACTTAACAA ATTACATGATGACAGAGTGCGATTCAACCTGAACCTTGAGGTTCAGTTAATGCTCAAACAAGGTCAGGTGGAGGTGGATCCGACCAACTTCATTCAGGACTACAAGGACAGCGCCCTGATTCACAGGACGGTGGTGGAGGAGCTCAACAGCAACATCAAG CAACTTGGTGAGAGCAAGATAACAAGTATGATGGAGAGCAAGGACTTTAGGAAAGGAATTATACAGCTAGAATG GGAACAAAAGCGAATGTTGATGCAAATGGAGGatcttcaaaataaaatgaaggaCATTCAGTTTATGAAAGTAACTAGGGAGATTCAATTG taTCTATCTAATGAAGATTATGAAGGTAAAAAATCAGAAGAAATTGGAAAGTTGGAACAGACCATTCTTACACAGTTAAAG CATCATGAGAAGAATGTCAGAGAAAAGAAGCGAATCATGAAGGATTTAGGAAAAACAGTAAAATCGCGGGATTCCGAGAACTCTTCCATGGACAATGATTTGGCGGAACTGAATGTGACGGTGAATGAGAGGAGGCATATCGATGAAGTCAATG CGGACAGAAGATCCAATACTGGAACAGAAAAACGATATCAAGAAATCGTGCAGCGTCGAAAGTTAGTCGATCTCGCCAAAGCTCAGGCACAGGAAGTGGCTGTTTTACGAGCAGAAGTAGAGCGATTGAGAATGAGAACTTTCCCAGCTTTAGTTCAGGTTGAACACTAG